In Candidatus Manganitrophus morganii, the genomic window ACGACCCTCATGCGGGGCGCGGAAGGCCTCGGTTATACTCGGATGGACATCCCGTTCATGTTGGGAACGATGTTTACGTCGAACCGCGATTTCGCCAAGGTGATCGGATCGGTCGTTCACTTCATCAACGGTTTTCTTTTCTCGCTTCTCTATGCGGTTTTCTTCAGCGGGTTCGGATTCGTCTCCTGGTGGCTGGGGGCGCTGATGGGGATCGCTCACGGAGCGTTTGTTTTGATCGTCGTCCTTCCCCTCCTGCCGGGGGTCCATCCGAGGATGGCTTCGGAATTCTGGGGACCCACCCCCACCCGGCTTCTGGAGCCCCCCGGCTTCCTCGCCCTGCATTATGGTTATCAGACGCCGGCCGTCACCATGATCGCTCATTTCGCCTTCGGTATAGTCCTGGGGTCCTTTTATAACTTGTGATCGGCCAGTCGAAGCGCCGCCGCAATGTGCGAAAGGTGGGAGAGCGCCTGGGGGAAGTTGCCGAGAAAGAAGCCGTCTTCGCGAATTTCCTCCGAGTAGAGACCGACTTCATTGGCCCGGCGGTTGAGCTTCTCGAAGAGGGCGGCCGCTTCGGCGCGGCGATCGAGCATACAGAGCGCCTCCACCCGCCAGAACGCGCAGGCGAGGAAGGTTCCTTCTTCCCCCTCCAATCCGTCGTCGATCCGATAGCGGTAGACCAGATCTTCAAGGGCGAGCTCTTTTTCCAGGGCGTCGACCGTCCATTTCAGTCGCGGATCTTTCGGCTCGATAAAACCGACCAGCGGGAAGATAAAGGCGGTTGCGTCGAGCGCCGATCCTCCGAGCGTTTGCGTAAAGCTGCCGAGCGCCGGATGAAATCCTTCTCTCAGGATAATCTCCCGGATCTCCCTCCCCGTTCGTTCCCATCGTCTTTGATCGCATGAGAGGCCGAGTCTTTGAGCAATATGTAAGGCTCGATCGAGCGCCGTCCAACAGAGCACTTTGGAATGGACGTAATGCTGGCGCGGCCCGGGAATTTCCCAAATGCCGTGGTCGGGATAACTCCAGTGGTCGGCGACGTAATCGGCCATCCGGCAGAAACTCCGCTGCATGTCCCTGTCGAAACGGCATCCGTTCTGCGTATAGAGCCACAAAGCGTCCATCACTTCGCCGTAGACGTCGAGCTGATATTGCGCTTCCGCGTTGTTGCCGACCCGCACCGGCCGCGAGCCGCGATAACCTTCGAGATATTCGACCTCCCGCTGAGGTTTACCAAGACGGCCGTAGACGTCATACACGACCTTCAATGAGGGCTGCGTCAGGCGTGTCGCATGCATGAGCCACTGAACAAACCCGGCGGCTTCTTCTCGGAATCCGAGGCGGAAGAAGATCTGAGCCGTGAAGGAGGCGTCTCGCAGCCAGCAGTAGCGATAGTCCCAGTTTCGGTTGAATCCGATCGCCTCCGGGAGCGACGTTATCGGGGCCGCCACAATGGCATTCGAGGGCGCGAAGGAGAGGAGCTTTAAAATGAGGGCGCTTCGAACCACCGCATCTCGGTAGGGCCCCCGGTAATTGCAGCCACCGGCCCACGCTCGCCAGTATCGAATGGAACGCTCCTTCACATCATCGACCCCTTCGTCCAGCCGCGGATAAACGGCCGGGGCATCCCGCGCATAGGCGAGCCAGAAGACGGATCGCTCCCCGCCTCCGATCGTCCACTTCCCAGACAGCCCCTCGCGCTTCATTTCCATAAAGCAATCGGAGGCAAGATGAAAGAGTCCCCCGTCGATATCGGCAAAATATCCTTCCCGGCCTCGGCGTTTGAATTGGGGGATCAGCTGTCCGTCATTCGGGCGAGGAAAACAGTCCACTTCCATCTCGACATTTCCGTCAATCCCCTCCACAATCCGCAGGATGCTGCGGAACGGGATCATCATCTCCTGCTTTTCTTCCTCCGTCAGGGCCGGCATAAAATCGGTCATTCGAACGATGCCGCTTCGGGTATGGAACTCGGTGATCAAGAGGTTGGTGTCGTGGATGTAGCGGCGCCGGGTCGAGTAGGCGCCCGTTGGCCGGATGGCGAAATAACCTCCGCGCAGACAGTCGAGGAGACGGTTAAAGATAGACGGGCTGTCGAACCGGGGCAGACAGAGCCAATCGATCGACCCGGTGTTGGAGATGAGCGCCGCGCAGCGGGAGTCGCCGATGAGGGCGTAATCTGAAATTTTGGGAATCGTTTGAAGCGCCATGCGTCATACGCTATAATAAACGAGGGCCGGTGAGGCGAGATCTCTTTCTATCATGGTAAAGGAAAGATGGGAGGAGAGGCAAGCGATGGCGCGGCGGTTCATCAGATAGGGCTTGAATCTATTTTAGAATTCAGTTAATCTTTATAAATTAATTTACCATGGCGGGATAAGATGAAATCGATTTCAATTCAACGGCAGACGGCATTTTTTCTAGGCTTTCTCACGATGATCCTTCTCCTCGCGGGATGCGACGGCGACAGTACGACCGGAGGGGGGGGCGGTGGAGCTTGCGCCACCGCAAACTGCTTCGGGGGAGGAAGCACCGGAGGGGGAGGATCGCAGAACCCCAACCTGTCGATCTCGGCTGTTCCGGGAGATGGTGAGAACACGTTGACCTTTGCGCTCAGCTCCGGAAACGCCGACTCATTTAACCTCTATTGGTCTACCTCTCCCGACACCACGACCCCCACCTGGAATAAGATCGAAGGGGTGACCAGTCCATTCGTCCACGACAATCTGACCAACGGCATTCCCCGCTTCTATGGCGTCACTGCGGTTTCAGGCGGCAGCGAAAGCAATCCTTCCGCGGCCGTCGGCGCGATGCCGGGAAAGTGGACAGCGTTGAACCCATTGACCGACCCTCCGGCACGCGACAGCCACACGGCGGTTTACAACTCTACGACGGACAGGATGATTATTTTCGGAGGAAAAACTCAGGCGATAACATTACAAGATCTGTGGGTCTTATCGAATGCTTCAGGTGATTTAGGGAGTCCTAATTGGCCTCAGTTTAATGCTATTGGTGTTCCACCTTCAAGCCGCGCCAGCCATACAGCGATATACAATAAGCAGACCAATAAAATGGTTGTGTTTGGAGGCTCGGAAGATATAGACGGAAATTTTAACTCCCTTCAGAATGATCTCTGGCTACTTTCAAATGCGGATGCAGATGGAGTGTCACCAACCTGGCAGCAACTGTTCCCCAACGGTTCCCCCCCTGTTCGCTGGGGGCATGGAGCGGTCTACGATGAGCAAGCAGATATCATGATCGTGTTCGGTGGTGTTCAGACGGGAGTGGCCATATTAAATGATGTCTGGGTCTTAGAAGAGGCAACAATGCAAGTGGTTCCTACCTGGCGACAGATCCTGATCCCTGCGACTAGTGGCCCTTCGGCCCGCTGCTGCATGGCGGTCGGTTATGATTCAACAAACCGTCGAATGATCATCTTCGGTGGATCGGGATTTGGACAGGGTGGACCCGTTCAGCTCGGAGATCTTTGGACGTTAACGTTTGATCAGACTTTTACAACGGCGACGTGGAAAGAACTCACCCCTTCTGTAGGAACGGCGCCTTCGGCCCGCTGCTGTGCGGCGTCGTTCTGGGACGGTAGCAAGTTTCTTCTTTTCGGAGGAGGCGATTTCGATAATTCGTCCGATGATAAAATCTATGCCTTCGTTTTACAAGACGACACTTTTGCGACTGCCGATGGACCCTCGGGAGGACCTCCCGCGCGGACTTTTCCGACGGCCGTTCCCGCCGGGCACTTTCTGTTGTTCGGCGGCACGGAGTCATTAACGCCGTTGAACGATCTTTGGCGGCTGGAATAATAATAGTAAGACAGGCAGGCACATACGCCTGCCCCTATCTCGCTCTGAAATGAATCCCCTTCCGTCTCGTCAGGTGATAGAACCCGTATCGTGACAACGTCGAGCCGATTCCGCTTTCTCTCGCTCCTGTCCAGGGCAAGCAAGGATCGAGGTAGTCGCAGCGGTTTTGGAAAACGGTCCCCGCCTCCAACTCCCGCGCGATGAGCTCGGCCCGCATCCGATCGCGTGTCCAGATGGAGGCGGTGAGGCCGTAGCGGCTCTCGTTCATCCGGGCGAGCGCCTCGCCGTCGTCTTTGACCGAGAGGACCGGGACGAGCGGACCGAAGCTCTCCTCTTGCATTACCTTGGCGTGGTTCGGAACGTCGGTCAATAAAGTCGGCTCGAAGAAATTTCCCTTCATCCCCTTGACCCGTTTTCCGCCGAGAAGAAGCCGCGCCCCGCGGCGAACCCCCTCCTTCACCTGGCTTTCCAAAAACGGCAACGCTTCCCGGCGGGCGAGTGGACCGAGCGTCGTCTTCTCGTCGATCGGATTGCCGAGCTGATATTGTTTCATTACTTCTCTCGCCCGCTCGATGAATTTTTTATAGAGGGAGTGATGGACATAGACCCGCTCCACCGCGCAGCACGACTGCCCGGCGTTGTAGCAGGCGCCGTCGACGATGTTCTCCGCGGCAAAGTCGAGATCGGCATCCGCGGCCACGTAGGCCGGATCTTTTCCTCCCAGCTCGAGCCCCGCGTCGATCAGTCGCTTTGCCGCTTGCTGATAGACCTTCCTTCCGGTGGCGACCGATCCGGTGAAGGCAACGTAGTTGATCCGTGGGTCGCCGATCAGCTGAGAGGCGTCCCTGTCGGTTAGAATGAGGCTGGTGACGAGATTCGGCGGGTCGAGCTCGCCGAAGGCCGCTTCAAAGTGGCGGCCGATCAGCGGTGTAAGCGGACTGTGTTTCAACAGGACGCTGTTCCCCGCCAGGAGCGCCGGAACGACCACATTCACCGCGGTCAGCAGCGGATAGTTCCAGGGGGCGATGTTGTAGACGACGCCGAGCGGCGCATGCTCGATCCGAAGATGAAAACCAGGCTTTCCCGGAAGGATCTCGGGGGCGAGGGTTTCCTTCGCGATCGAGAGCATATATTCGGCCCGATGGAAGAAGCCCTTCACCTCATTCCGCGCCTGTGTCAACGGTTTTCCCATCTGCAGCGTGATGTCGCGGGCGATTTCGTCGGCATGATCTCGAAAGTATTTCAGCCCCTGCTCGACGCGGCGCGCCCGTTCTTCCAGAGAAAGACGGCGCCATCGCTCATACGCCTTGCGCGCGCCGGCGACTTTCCCTTCGATCTCCTTTCCCCGGTCGAACGGCAGCTCGATGAGAAGTTTTTGATCATAAGGATTAATGACTTTCAGATACACCGCTTTCCTCCTGTGATTTTTCTTCCATAAAGAGGGGCTTACTCCGGCGTCACATACGCGGCGGTGATCCCGCCGTCTACCATCAACGACGCGCCGGTCATGTACGACGAATCGTCGGAGGCGAGGAAAAGGGCCGCCTTGGCGATCTCCCTCGCTTCCCCGAACCGGCCCATCGGAATGTGGACCAGCCGCCGCTGCTTCTTCTGCTCCGTGTTCAGGAACTTCATCAACAACTCCGTCCGGAGCGGACCGGGGCAGAGGGCGTTGACCCGAATTCCCTCCCGCGCATGAATCACCGCCAATTCCCGCGTCATCGCGAGAACCCCCCCTTTGCTCGCCGTGTAGGCCAGTTGCGGGGTGGCCGCGCCGAGGACGGCGACGAACGAGGCGGTGTTGATGATCGATCCCCCTCCGGCCCTTTTTAACGCGGGAATGCCATATTTGCAGCCGAGGAAAACCCCTTTGAGGTTGATCGCCATCGTTTTCTCCCAGACCGTTTCTTCGGTCGTCATGGCGTTGTCGTCGTTGCTGTCCATGATCCCGGCATTGTTGAAAAGAATGTTCAGTTTTCCGAAGGTCTGTTCCGCCGCGGCGACCATCTTGTTACAGTCATCCCCTTTGGAAACGTCTGCGTGGACATAGATCGCCTTGCCCCCCTTCAATTCGATCTGTTTCACCGTCTCTTTTCCGGCGGCGTCGTTGACATCGACCGCCACGATCCCGGCCCCTTCGCTCGAAAAAAGGAGGGCCGCTTCCATCCCGATTCCACTTCCCGCCCCCGTGATCAGAGCGACCTTATCTCTTAACCGCATCGTCCTCTCCTTATTTTTTATCTTCGTTTCCAATCTGAAGCGGCGCTGACGAGGGCATTGAAGAGCTTTTGATGAAGCGGCTCATCGGCGGCGGCCAGCTCCGGATGCCACTGAACCCCGATCAGCCAAGGATGATCGGACATCTCGACCGCCTCCGCTGTTCCGTCGGGAGCCTGCGCGACCACTTTCAAACCGGGGGCCGGCTGGCGAATCGCCTGATGATGCCAGGAGGGGGCGAGGAATTCCTCTTGAAAGAGGATTTCGGCGAGACGGCATCCCGCCGTGAGCCGAATCGAATGTTGTGTCGGCTCCCGGGGCGGGAGCCGGTGGAAGATCGTTTCACCGACCGCATCGGGGAGGTGTTCGATCAATGTCCCCCCCAGGGCGACGTTGATGACCTGGCTGCCGCGGCAAACTCCCAACGTCGGCAACGCCGATTGCGCGCTGTATTGGACCAGGGCGATCTCGCTTTTATCCCGCTCCGGATCGACCATGTAGATCGCCGGATGGGGGGCGCCGCCGTAGAGGGCCGGATCGATATCCCCGCCGCCGGTCAGAATCAACCCTTCGAGTTGGACCAAGAGACTCTCCGTGTGAGGCTCTCCGGGAGGAAGGAGGAGCGGAATGCCCCCGGCGCGGCGGACCGCATCGACATACTGCGCCGGAAGATAAAAGCGGTTGTTCTCACCGCGGCCGTAGGTGGTGATCCCAATGAGCGGAGGGGACATTCGGTCAGATCCTTTCAAAATATCGTCGGCGTTCCCAATCGGTCACTGCTTTGTCGTACGCTTCCTGCTCCGTTCGATAGAAGTGAAGGTAGTGCTCGGCCACTTCTTCGCCTAAAGCGCGCTTGGCGAATCCGCTCTTCTCGAAGAGATCGGTCGCTTCGCGGAGGGTGCGCGGAACGCGGGGGAGATGCTGCGCCGCGTAGACATCTCCCTCGAAGATCGGCGGCGGCTCGATCCGGTTCTCGATACCGTCGAGTCCGGAGGCCAGCGCGGCGGCGAAGGCGAGGTACGGATTGCAATCGGCGCCGGGGATCCGGCACTCGATCCGCAGGCTGTTCCCTTCCCCCACCACGCGGAAGCCGGCGGTCCGGTTATCGTAGCTCCAGGCCATCCGCGTCGGCGCCCAGGAGCCGGCCTGGTATCGTTTGTATGAATTGATGGTCGGCGCATAGAAGACCATCATCTCCGGGACATGGGCGATCCAGCCGCCGAGGAACCAGCGAAAGGTTTCGGAACAGGCGACCGGACCGAGGCGCTGTTTTCCGGGAAAGGCGGGGTGATTCTTCTGCCAGAGGCTCAAGTGGATGTGACAGCTCGATCCGGCCTGGTCGGCTGCGATCTTCGCCATGAAAGTGACGCTTAATCCCATCTGCTCGGCGATCTCCTTCAAGCATTGCTTGAAGATCACGTGGCGGTCGGCCATGGTGAGGATGTCGGCGTAGCGGACATTCAACTCATGTTGCCCCAGCCCCCACTCCCCTTTCGAGGTCTCCACCGGGATGCCGGAGTGTTTGAGGTGGCGGCGGGCCGCGCCGTTGAACCCCTCTTCGCGCGCCCCCTGCAGGGCATGATAATCTTCCAGATACCAGCCGGCCGGCTCTAGCCCGTTGTAGCCTTTGGCCGCGGCGTCGCGGTAAGAGTTTTTGTAGATATAATACTCGAGCTCCGAGGCGGCGATCGCCCGGTACCCCATCTTTGCAGCCCGGTCGATCTGTTTTCTCAAAATCGAACGGGGCGCCTGGACCACTGGACGATGGTTCTTCTCGTTCTCCACGTCGCAAATCAGGAGCGCCGTCTTCTCCAGCCAGCTCGCGACCCGCAGCGTGGCGAAGTCGGGAACGAGATGAAAGTCGCCATAGCCCTTCTCCCAATTGGCGAACCGGTATCCCGGCACCGGCTCCATCTCCATGTCGACCGTCAGGAGATAATCGCAGGCGTGGGTCCCCTTTTTGGCGGCGTCTTCCAAAAAGAAATCGGCGTCGAGCCGCTTTCCCATGAAGCGGCCGTAGTGATCGGTGAAGACGAGCAGGACCGTATCGATCTCCCCCGCGCTCACCCGCCGGGCGAGCTCATCCTGCGTCAACATGCCTGGAATTTTCGATGACATCGGAAGGCGCCTCCCTTTTTGGACGGAGTTCAGGTGTCGTTATAGAATATATTTATGATACCCGATTAAGGTGAGGGTGAAAAGAGGATTTTCCGTCGGGAGACAAGGAAAGCGTATTTTTGGAAGAATATTTTCAGCCCCGTTCCTTCGTTTAGGAAGGATCGGCTCGATACGATCATGCCTCTATTTCTGGGAAGATCAAACCGCCGTGGTCTGCGGCTCGATTTCGTGAGATTCGGATCTCTCACAGAAGGTCAATTCCGACTCTTTCAGGGGCGGCATCGGATAGACCCAATTCGGATCGGTTTTGGACTGAATCGGTTTTTCTTCCAAAGGCTCGGGCGACTTCACTGCGGTCAGAATGAACGCCCAAATAAAACTGAGAAACGCCGCGGCGATCATGATTGGAATTCCATACTCCAAAATTTCTTCAAACATGGCTTCCTCCTATTGCTCTAATGAAGATCCCTTTTCTTTGATTCGGGCCTGACGATTTCGGAGATCTCTGTCAATGGAGATCATCGATTGAACAAACAGGGCCAAGATCAAAAGCGAGCTGATGATAAACGCTCCAACTTGCCATGAACTCTGCATTGTCCCTCCGTTAAATAAAAAGCGCTCCCTACCCGTTCAGGTAAGGAGCGCCATTGCTCCTTGAAGAGCTTCATTGTCTTCTGTCCCCCGATAAGAGCAAAGGGTATGCCAGAATGACCGCCTCGCTCTTTTTCATCCGAGACGCACACCATTCATGGTTTTAGTATCAAGAATATTTATTTTTTATACGAGCATGGGATGCATAAAAATGTGGAGAAACTTTTTTCATCCAAACTCGCGATCTACATTTTTGTGGGGAATGCGACGAAAGGCGGGTGAATGGAATCGGCTGACGAATGGGCGAACAGAGGAAAAAGAGTCTCATTTCTCAGGAATCGGGTCTCCTCCCGAAATTTACTTCTTTGGTATACTAACCGATATCGTTGGCATCAACCAAAACAATCGACATCAGGTGAGTTCAATAACGATGTTCCCACGAATAAAAACATTCTTGTTCGTCGTGATGGTTTTCTTCTATGCTTCGCCCTCGCTCATGGCCCAATCGTCCGACCCTCTGCCGGAGCGGCTTCGGTCGGGCCAATCGTTTGTGCGTTTGCTGGCTTTGCAGGAGGTCGGCCGATTCGCGCTTTCAGAACAGGTGCACTACCTCCCTCTTCTGGTAGAAGCGCTCGAAGATAAAGACGCGGATGTTCAGCTCAATGCAGCGGTGCTCCTTGCGTCGTTGGGAAATGAAACCGAGTCGGCGGTACCTGTCATGGTTGCTTATCTTCGAGAGCCGGACAACGAAAGACGCGACGTCGTGATGACCTTGGTTTCCAATCTGCGTCGTACGGCGATCCCGGCCCTCATCGACGCTTTAAGAGACGAAGACCCGAACATTCGTCTTGGAGCCTGCCAGACGTTGGGAAAAATGGGAAAAGGAGCGGAAGAAGCGATCCCGACCCTGATCGATCTGCTCGATGAAGTGAGCCAGGATGTTCCTGATTGCGCCTCTGTCGCGTTGGGAAAGATCGGCAAGGTCGATGATCTTATCGAAATCATCCAAAGCGGAAGCGATCGGCAGAGAGAGTTGATTTCAAAAAACGCATTTTATCATTTACCCGAAGAGATTGATCCGACAGAAGCGCTGATCGAGCTCGTAAGAAGCGAAGAGAGTCACCCGAAAGCGCGCCTGTCCGCGGTGAATGCGCTTGGCTCCCGCGGCTCCAAATCGAAAAATGCCGTTTCTCCGCTCGTTGCCGCGATGGCTGATCAGGAGATCGGTTTTGCAGCGGCGAGCGCGCTCGGAAAGATCGGTCTCTCCGCATTGTCGAATACGATTGAAGCGCTCGGTTCAACCAATTTTATCGTTCGCTCGTGGGCGGCTTACGCGATCAAATCGATGGAGCAGCCCGCGGTTGAAGCCGTCCCCTCCCTCATCAAGCTCCTCGATGATCAGGAATTGATCGTCAGCTTGGATGCGAAGTCCGCCCTCGAAAGGATTGGAACATCGAAAGCGCTTGAAGCCGTAAGGCGATCCAGTATCAGCCTCCGATAAATCAGCATCCGCACAGAGACCCACTTGCCCTTTGTTACAGACCCTGCTTCCTTTACCTGCGGGGTCTGAAAATAGTATCATGGGAACATTGCTTAAAGGAGGAAGCCAATGGCGCTTAGCCGACGATCATTGCTCGGTTTGATAGGGACAGCCGCTGCCGCGCTGCTGGTGGGGTGCGAGCCGGGCGCCGGCCCCGGTTGGTGGCGGCGCCTTTGGGCTCGAAAGCC contains:
- a CDS encoding glycoside hydrolase family 15 protein; the protein is MALQTIPKISDYALIGDSRCAALISNTGSIDWLCLPRFDSPSIFNRLLDCLRGGYFAIRPTGAYSTRRRYIHDTNLLITEFHTRSGIVRMTDFMPALTEEEKQEMMIPFRSILRIVEGIDGNVEMEVDCFPRPNDGQLIPQFKRRGREGYFADIDGGLFHLASDCFMEMKREGLSGKWTIGGGERSVFWLAYARDAPAVYPRLDEGVDDVKERSIRYWRAWAGGCNYRGPYRDAVVRSALILKLLSFAPSNAIVAAPITSLPEAIGFNRNWDYRYCWLRDASFTAQIFFRLGFREEAAGFVQWLMHATRLTQPSLKVVYDVYGRLGKPQREVEYLEGYRGSRPVRVGNNAEAQYQLDVYGEVMDALWLYTQNGCRFDRDMQRSFCRMADYVADHWSYPDHGIWEIPGPRQHYVHSKVLCWTALDRALHIAQRLGLSCDQRRWERTGREIREIILREGFHPALGSFTQTLGGSALDATAFIFPLVGFIEPKDPRLKWTVDALEKELALEDLVYRYRIDDGLEGEEGTFLACAFWRVEALCMLDRRAEAAALFEKLNRRANEVGLYSEEIREDGFFLGNFPQALSHLSHIAAALRLADHKL
- a CDS encoding aldehyde dehydrogenase family protein, which translates into the protein MYLKVINPYDQKLLIELPFDRGKEIEGKVAGARKAYERWRRLSLEERARRVEQGLKYFRDHADEIARDITLQMGKPLTQARNEVKGFFHRAEYMLSIAKETLAPEILPGKPGFHLRIEHAPLGVVYNIAPWNYPLLTAVNVVVPALLAGNSVLLKHSPLTPLIGRHFEAAFGELDPPNLVTSLILTDRDASQLIGDPRINYVAFTGSVATGRKVYQQAAKRLIDAGLELGGKDPAYVAADADLDFAAENIVDGACYNAGQSCCAVERVYVHHSLYKKFIERAREVMKQYQLGNPIDEKTTLGPLARREALPFLESQVKEGVRRGARLLLGGKRVKGMKGNFFEPTLLTDVPNHAKVMQEESFGPLVPVLSVKDDGEALARMNESRYGLTASIWTRDRMRAELIARELEAGTVFQNRCDYLDPCLPWTGARESGIGSTLSRYGFYHLTRRKGIHFRAR
- a CDS encoding glucose 1-dehydrogenase, producing the protein MRLRDKVALITGAGSGIGMEAALLFSSEGAGIVAVDVNDAAGKETVKQIELKGGKAIYVHADVSKGDDCNKMVAAAEQTFGKLNILFNNAGIMDSNDDNAMTTEETVWEKTMAINLKGVFLGCKYGIPALKRAGGGSIINTASFVAVLGAATPQLAYTASKGGVLAMTRELAVIHAREGIRVNALCPGPLRTELLMKFLNTEQKKQRRLVHIPMGRFGEAREIAKAALFLASDDSSYMTGASLMVDGGITAAYVTPE
- a CDS encoding gamma-glutamyl-gamma-aminobutyrate hydrolase family protein, producing the protein MSPPLIGITTYGRGENNRFYLPAQYVDAVRRAGGIPLLLPPGEPHTESLLVQLEGLILTGGGDIDPALYGGAPHPAIYMVDPERDKSEIALVQYSAQSALPTLGVCRGSQVINVALGGTLIEHLPDAVGETIFHRLPPREPTQHSIRLTAGCRLAEILFQEEFLAPSWHHQAIRQPAPGLKVVAQAPDGTAEAVEMSDHPWLIGVQWHPELAAADEPLHQKLFNALVSAASDWKRR
- a CDS encoding glutamine synthetase family protein, giving the protein MSSKIPGMLTQDELARRVSAGEIDTVLLVFTDHYGRFMGKRLDADFFLEDAAKKGTHACDYLLTVDMEMEPVPGYRFANWEKGYGDFHLVPDFATLRVASWLEKTALLICDVENEKNHRPVVQAPRSILRKQIDRAAKMGYRAIAASELEYYIYKNSYRDAAAKGYNGLEPAGWYLEDYHALQGAREEGFNGAARRHLKHSGIPVETSKGEWGLGQHELNVRYADILTMADRHVIFKQCLKEIAEQMGLSVTFMAKIAADQAGSSCHIHLSLWQKNHPAFPGKQRLGPVACSETFRWFLGGWIAHVPEMMVFYAPTINSYKRYQAGSWAPTRMAWSYDNRTAGFRVVGEGNSLRIECRIPGADCNPYLAFAAALASGLDGIENRIEPPPIFEGDVYAAQHLPRVPRTLREATDLFEKSGFAKRALGEEVAEHYLHFYRTEQEAYDKAVTDWERRRYFERI
- a CDS encoding HEAT repeat domain-containing protein, with the protein product MFPRIKTFLFVVMVFFYASPSLMAQSSDPLPERLRSGQSFVRLLALQEVGRFALSEQVHYLPLLVEALEDKDADVQLNAAVLLASLGNETESAVPVMVAYLREPDNERRDVVMTLVSNLRRTAIPALIDALRDEDPNIRLGACQTLGKMGKGAEEAIPTLIDLLDEVSQDVPDCASVALGKIGKVDDLIEIIQSGSDRQRELISKNAFYHLPEEIDPTEALIELVRSEESHPKARLSAVNALGSRGSKSKNAVSPLVAAMADQEIGFAAASALGKIGLSALSNTIEALGSTNFIVRSWAAYAIKSMEQPAVEAVPSLIKLLDDQELIVSLDAKSALERIGTSKALEAVRRSSISLR